The following proteins come from a genomic window of Streptomyces sp. NBC_00539:
- a CDS encoding helix-turn-helix domain-containing protein — protein MRDEAPAAAAPRIGAGIRRRRRSLDLTLAEVAAATGLSSPFLSQVENDRARPSMRSLQLIADALQTTAVQLMAAAGAPRRVDVVRADADPGLDPAARVRPLVRGHHQMHALEFTGDHDADRAFEHRNDELMYVADGSVEVEADGRTHHLGRGDTLYLSGGVRHRWRALEQGTRVLLVAVADHIEAAPDPRA, from the coding sequence GTGAGAGACGAAGCGCCCGCAGCGGCCGCACCACGGATCGGCGCGGGCATCCGCCGCCGACGCAGGAGCCTCGACCTCACCCTGGCGGAGGTGGCCGCCGCGACCGGGCTCTCCTCCCCGTTCCTCAGCCAGGTCGAGAACGACCGGGCCCGCCCCAGCATGCGCTCGCTCCAGCTCATCGCGGACGCCCTGCAGACGACCGCCGTCCAGCTGATGGCCGCCGCCGGAGCCCCGCGCCGGGTGGACGTCGTGCGCGCCGACGCCGACCCCGGACTGGACCCGGCGGCCCGGGTGCGTCCGCTGGTACGCGGCCACCACCAGATGCACGCACTGGAGTTCACCGGGGACCACGACGCGGACCGGGCGTTCGAGCACCGCAACGACGAGCTGATGTACGTCGCCGACGGCTCCGTGGAGGTCGAGGCGGACGGCCGCACACACCACCTGGGCCGGGGCGACACCCTTTACCTCTCGGGCGGCGTCCGCCACCGCTGGCGCGCCCTCGAACAGGGCACGCGCGTGCTGCTCGTCGCCGTGGCCGACCACATCGAGGCCGCCCCGGACCCCCGCGCCTGA
- a CDS encoding chaplin, which produces MSRVLKSVAMALAAGALVVGGASVASADANAEGIAVGSPGVLSGNVVQIPIHIPINVCGNSINIIGALNPAGGTVCVND; this is translated from the coding sequence GTGTCGCGTGTTCTGAAGAGTGTCGCGATGGCTCTTGCCGCCGGTGCCCTGGTGGTGGGCGGAGCCTCGGTGGCCTCTGCCGACGCCAATGCGGAGGGTATCGCCGTCGGTTCGCCGGGAGTGCTCTCCGGCAACGTGGTCCAGATCCCGATCCACATCCCGATCAACGTCTGCGGCAACTCGATCAACATCATCGGTGCGCTGAACCCGGCGGGCGGCACCGTCTGCGTCAACGACTGA
- a CDS encoding uracil-xanthine permease family protein codes for MAERAGHGVSAPAPPAPRPPEPVRPVDERVPLRRLVPLSAQHVLAMIAAPVSTTFLTGQALGLDAARTASLLSATLLLCGAGALLQSLGLWRIGARLPFVMLPGGAATALFLQIAGDHGPATATGSVLLAAALLFAVLPFYARVVRLFPPLVMGTTVLLIGIAMIRVAAQLITGPRGTPGYAAPSAVLLAAATIGCTVLLLVVLRGVWRQTAVLLGMGAGTLIAFTTGLGAFAPAGDGSPGALALPHLLPYGAPHFDVLAALPLLVFGLTTLAEVTGQTVLNSETVGRDSDPGRDVPRVARADALISVFGALFGTSLLVTSAENIGIGRLTAVRSRFVTAGAGVLLVLVGLLAPLSRLLAAIPAAIVGGSALVIYGIIAVMGVTMLGRALPGAAAGAPGESAYPTVAALALTAGLLPVVAPDLYQGFPGWARTVLGSGVVAGTLAAVLLHALLHRFAPARRPAS; via the coding sequence GTGGCTGAACGCGCAGGGCACGGCGTGAGCGCCCCGGCCCCTCCGGCGCCCCGCCCGCCGGAGCCGGTGCGGCCCGTGGACGAGCGGGTGCCGCTGCGCCGGCTGGTACCGCTGTCCGCGCAGCACGTGCTGGCGATGATCGCAGCCCCCGTTTCGACCACCTTCCTGACGGGTCAGGCCCTCGGACTCGACGCCGCCCGCACCGCGTCCCTGCTCAGCGCCACCCTCCTGCTGTGCGGAGCGGGCGCGCTGCTCCAGTCCCTCGGGCTCTGGCGGATCGGGGCCCGGCTGCCGTTCGTCATGCTGCCCGGCGGGGCGGCGACCGCCCTCTTCCTCCAGATCGCCGGGGACCACGGTCCCGCGACGGCCACCGGGTCCGTACTCCTCGCCGCGGCGCTGCTGTTCGCCGTGCTCCCGTTCTACGCGAGGGTCGTGAGGCTCTTCCCGCCGCTGGTCATGGGCACCACGGTGCTCCTGATCGGCATCGCGATGATCCGGGTGGCCGCCCAGCTGATCACCGGCCCGCGCGGCACCCCCGGGTACGCCGCCCCCTCGGCGGTGCTCCTGGCCGCAGCCACCATCGGCTGCACCGTGCTGCTGCTCGTGGTCCTGCGCGGGGTCTGGCGGCAGACGGCGGTCTTGCTCGGCATGGGCGCGGGCACCCTGATCGCGTTCACCACCGGGCTGGGTGCGTTCGCCCCGGCCGGCGACGGGAGCCCGGGCGCTTTGGCGCTGCCGCACCTGCTGCCGTACGGGGCGCCGCACTTCGACGTGCTCGCCGCGCTGCCGCTGCTCGTGTTCGGCCTCACCACCCTGGCGGAGGTCACCGGACAGACCGTCCTCAACAGCGAGACGGTGGGCCGGGACAGCGACCCCGGCCGCGACGTGCCGCGCGTCGCCAGGGCGGACGCGCTGATCTCCGTGTTCGGCGCCCTGTTCGGCACGTCCCTGCTGGTCACCAGCGCGGAGAACATCGGCATCGGCCGCCTGACGGCTGTGCGCAGCCGGTTCGTGACGGCGGGGGCGGGCGTGCTGCTGGTCCTGGTGGGCCTGCTCGCCCCCCTCTCCCGGCTGCTCGCGGCGATCCCCGCGGCGATCGTCGGCGGATCCGCCCTCGTGATCTACGGGATCATCGCGGTCATGGGCGTCACCATGCTGGGGCGGGCGCTGCCGGGCGCGGCCGCCGGGGCGCCGGGGGAGAGCGCGTACCCGACCGTCGCGGCACTGGCCCTGACGGCCGGTCTGCTGCCGGTGGTCGCACCCGACCTCTACCAGGGGTTCCCCGGCTGGGCCCGGACGGTCCTCGGCAGCGGGGTCGTGGCGGGCACCCTCGCCGCGGTGCTGCTCCACGCGCTCCTGCACCGGTTCGCCCCGGCGCGGCGGCCCGCCTCGTAA
- a CDS encoding nucleobase:cation symporter-2 family protein codes for MARATRQSSRHQQTHPVDELLPFPRLALYGFQHVLAFYAAAVIVPVLLGGALGLTRPELVHLINADLLTCGIATIIQALGIWKIGARLPLVQGVTFTAVSPMIAIGLGAGGGTAGLLVVYGAVITAGIATFLFAPVFSKLVPYFPPVVIGTILTIIGITLIPVALQDAAGGARLIGTPAYGEPRNLAYALGTLLFILAVARVGKPFLSSVAVLLGLVGGTAVAWVLGDADFSAVGDTDWFGVTTPFHYGMPRFEPLPMIAMLVVMLITMVETTGDVYAIGEITRKRVDTDTVARALRADGAATLLGGILNSFPYVAFAENIGLVRMSKVMSRYVVVAAGVFMVALGLLPKAGSLVASIPNPVLGGAALSMFGMVAAVGIQILGKVDLREERNALILAVSLGAALLPTTVAPFFARMPDDVRAVLDSGITLGALTAISLNLLFNVFTSRSTMEIAWDEAEDEVPLQPRYAPGAG; via the coding sequence ATGGCACGAGCCACCCGACAGTCCTCCCGGCACCAGCAGACGCATCCCGTCGACGAGTTGCTGCCGTTCCCCCGACTCGCCCTGTACGGCTTCCAGCACGTCCTCGCCTTCTACGCGGCGGCCGTCATCGTTCCCGTCCTCCTCGGCGGCGCCCTCGGGCTCACCCGCCCAGAACTCGTCCACCTCATCAACGCGGACCTTCTGACCTGCGGGATCGCCACGATCATCCAGGCGCTCGGGATCTGGAAGATAGGCGCCCGGCTGCCGCTGGTCCAGGGCGTCACCTTCACCGCCGTCTCCCCCATGATCGCCATCGGCCTCGGGGCGGGCGGCGGCACCGCCGGACTGCTCGTCGTGTACGGCGCGGTGATCACCGCGGGCATCGCCACCTTCCTGTTCGCGCCCGTGTTCAGCAAGCTGGTCCCGTACTTCCCTCCCGTCGTCATCGGTACGATCCTCACGATCATCGGCATCACCCTCATCCCGGTGGCCCTCCAGGACGCGGCCGGCGGGGCGCGCCTGATCGGCACCCCCGCCTACGGCGAGCCGAGGAACCTCGCGTACGCCCTGGGCACCCTGCTCTTCATCCTGGCCGTGGCCCGGGTCGGCAAGCCGTTCCTGAGCAGCGTCGCCGTGCTGCTCGGCCTGGTCGGCGGTACCGCCGTCGCCTGGGTGCTGGGGGACGCCGACTTCTCGGCGGTGGGCGACACCGACTGGTTCGGGGTCACCACCCCGTTCCACTACGGCATGCCGCGCTTCGAACCGCTGCCGATGATCGCCATGCTCGTCGTCATGCTGATCACGATGGTGGAGACCACCGGCGACGTGTACGCCATCGGCGAGATCACCCGCAAGCGGGTCGACACCGACACGGTCGCCAGGGCGCTGCGGGCCGACGGCGCCGCGACGCTGCTCGGCGGGATCCTCAACTCGTTCCCGTACGTGGCGTTCGCCGAGAACATCGGCCTGGTGCGCATGTCCAAGGTGATGAGCCGGTACGTGGTCGTCGCGGCCGGGGTGTTCATGGTCGCGCTGGGGCTGCTTCCCAAGGCGGGCAGCCTGGTCGCCTCGATCCCGAATCCGGTTCTGGGCGGGGCCGCGCTCTCCATGTTCGGCATGGTGGCGGCGGTCGGCATCCAGATCCTGGGAAAGGTCGACCTGCGCGAGGAGCGCAACGCCCTGATCCTGGCGGTCAGTCTGGGCGCCGCGCTGCTGCCGACCACCGTGGCGCCGTTCTTCGCGCGGATGCCGGACGACGTCAGGGCCGTGCTCGACAGCGGCATCACGCTGGGCGCGTTGACGGCGATTTCCCTGAACCTGCTCTTCAACGTCTTCACCAGCCGCTCCACGATGGAGATCGCCTGGGACGAAGCGGAGGACGAGGTGCCGCTCCAGCCGCGTTACGCGCCGGGCGCCGGCTGA
- a CDS encoding GntR family transcriptional regulator, with the protein MVVFHIERRGGLPAYLQIVRQVELALRMGALTEGDKLPTAAQVAAATKVNPNTTLKAYRELERAGLVEVRQGAGTFVTHAPRPAAAQQESRLRGGLTAWMREAREEGLGAPDVIALFDSVLAEAFPANTP; encoded by the coding sequence ATGGTCGTATTCCACATCGAACGGCGCGGCGGGCTGCCCGCCTACCTGCAGATCGTCCGGCAGGTGGAACTGGCCCTGCGGATGGGCGCATTGACCGAGGGCGACAAGCTGCCCACCGCCGCGCAGGTCGCCGCGGCCACCAAGGTCAACCCCAACACCACCCTCAAGGCCTACCGCGAACTGGAACGCGCCGGCCTGGTCGAAGTCCGCCAGGGCGCCGGTACGTTCGTCACGCACGCCCCCCGACCGGCCGCGGCGCAGCAGGAGTCACGGCTGCGCGGCGGCCTCACCGCCTGGATGCGGGAAGCGCGCGAAGAGGGCCTCGGCGCGCCCGACGTGATCGCCCTGTTCGACAGCGTCCTCGCCGAGGCCTTCCCGGCGAACACCCCGTAG
- a CDS encoding ABC transporter ATP-binding protein — MTVPGSAGARWALEAHGLGKKYRRGWALRDCSFRIPAGRICALVGPNGAGKSTLLSLATRLTQPSAGELRIFGAPAGEPAAMPRWAYLAQDKPLFKRFTVAQTLRMGEELNPGWDRAVAERIVRAGQVPPDARVGELSGGQRTRVAFALAFGKRPELLLLDEPMADLDPVARDEMGALLMSEAAEHGTTVLMSSHLLGELEQMCDFLLVLDAGRVRMAGETDELVPMHTLVTGLITPEGALPDALGAHTVIETRTAGRQFTALVLRQGPLDEEWQLTEPGMEEVLLGYLRSPRAPALIAPTAAPAHREDHAA, encoded by the coding sequence ATGACCGTTCCCGGTTCCGCCGGCGCCCGGTGGGCGCTCGAAGCGCACGGGCTGGGGAAGAAGTACCGCCGGGGGTGGGCGCTGCGCGACTGCTCGTTCCGGATCCCCGCCGGTCGCATCTGCGCCCTCGTGGGACCCAACGGGGCGGGCAAGAGCACGCTGCTGAGCCTGGCGACCCGTCTCACCCAGCCTTCGGCCGGGGAACTGCGGATCTTCGGGGCGCCGGCCGGCGAGCCCGCCGCGATGCCCCGCTGGGCCTACCTGGCCCAGGACAAGCCGCTGTTCAAACGCTTCACGGTCGCCCAGACGCTGCGCATGGGTGAGGAGCTCAACCCCGGCTGGGACCGGGCCGTCGCCGAACGGATCGTGCGGGCGGGGCAGGTCCCGCCGGACGCCCGCGTCGGCGAGCTGTCGGGGGGCCAGCGAACCCGCGTCGCCTTCGCGCTCGCTTTCGGCAAGCGGCCCGAACTGCTCCTGCTCGACGAGCCGATGGCCGACCTGGACCCCGTCGCCCGGGACGAGATGGGCGCACTGCTGATGTCCGAGGCCGCCGAACACGGCACGACCGTCCTGATGTCCTCGCACCTCCTCGGCGAGCTGGAGCAGATGTGCGACTTCCTGCTCGTCCTCGATGCCGGACGCGTCCGCATGGCCGGTGAAACCGACGAACTCGTGCCCATGCACACGCTGGTCACCGGCCTGATCACCCCGGAGGGCGCCCTTCCCGACGCGCTCGGCGCCCACACCGTCATCGAGACCCGCACCGCCGGCCGGCAGTTCACCGCCCTCGTGCTGCGCCAAGGGCCGCTGGACGAGGAATGGCAGCTCACCGAGCCCGGTATGGAGGAGGTGCTCCTCGGCTACCTCCGCTCGCCCCGCGCCCCCGCGCTGATCGCCCCGACGGCGGCGCCCGCACACCGAGAGGACCACGCGGCATGA
- a CDS encoding helix-turn-helix transcriptional regulator: MYSTPFSPAEARSARERVGLTPAQVARSMAACGTPVHPELVAAWEVGSYAPTDQQLFALANALWCDTTTLMGVTPRTLAEFRLARQLTVERLGHRIGMDPDEYRAAEAGRTWHGDTWQTRALVEALGLSLRALTGLMGREGELAGLLRTAVEGRWKAYVGPVAEIVVVDATSVGDALRTMHAEFSDFAERYMGHLVARNDDARLKEIAAERSAYLRRLVDHFWELLGEAGEAPPFPLGGR; encoded by the coding sequence GTGTACAGCACTCCGTTCTCCCCCGCCGAGGCCCGCTCCGCACGCGAACGCGTGGGCCTGACGCCCGCGCAGGTCGCCCGGTCGATGGCGGCCTGCGGCACCCCCGTCCACCCCGAACTGGTCGCCGCTTGGGAAGTCGGCTCCTACGCGCCGACCGACCAGCAGCTCTTCGCTCTCGCCAACGCCCTGTGGTGCGACACCACGACGCTGATGGGCGTCACGCCGCGCACCCTCGCCGAGTTCCGCCTCGCCCGCCAGCTGACGGTCGAACGGCTGGGCCACCGCATAGGCATGGACCCGGACGAGTACCGCGCGGCGGAGGCCGGACGGACCTGGCACGGGGACACCTGGCAGACCCGAGCGCTGGTGGAAGCGCTGGGCCTGTCACTGCGCGCGCTGACCGGGCTCATGGGCCGGGAAGGCGAACTGGCCGGTCTGCTCCGCACGGCCGTCGAGGGCCGATGGAAGGCCTACGTGGGGCCGGTGGCGGAAATCGTCGTGGTCGACGCGACGAGCGTGGGGGACGCGCTCCGCACGATGCACGCCGAGTTCTCGGACTTCGCCGAGCGGTACATGGGCCACCTCGTGGCCCGCAACGACGACGCCCGGCTCAAGGAGATCGCCGCCGAGCGGTCCGCGTACCTGCGCCGGCTCGTCGACCACTTCTGGGAGTTGCTCGGCGAGGCGGGCGAGGCGCCGCCGTTCCCGCTCGGCGGCCGCTGA
- a CDS encoding VWA domain-containing protein has product MITRKWVAAGACGLLATLVVGLLPATASAGEPVSKEPPKVELVLDVSGSMRATDIDGQSRMSAAKQAFNEVLDAVPDEVRLGIRTLGATYPGDDRNVGCKDTKALYPVGPLNRTEAKTAVATLAPTGWTPIGPALLGAADDLKGGDATRRIVLITDGEDTCAPLDPCEVARDIAAQGIHLTIDTLGLVPDAKTRDQLVCIAEATGGTYTSVQHKDELSGRVRQLVDRAAAPVVTPVAAQGAKECRNAPKLGAGLYSDRETFGEHRWYKVDVKPGQELRASVSLAADRAVNNDYGVMLRASTVHGREIVRGSEAGDGRTDLISTGLRYPKAVLDDADGNAETASETVCLQVSNSFSAPASVKTTPGMPLELTIDLVDGPGHASDAAAFGLGRGWWLLGVLVLAGLVAGLVWGWISRWRISVWRTN; this is encoded by the coding sequence ATGATCACAAGAAAATGGGTGGCGGCCGGGGCCTGTGGCCTGCTGGCCACACTGGTCGTCGGGCTCCTCCCGGCGACCGCCTCCGCCGGCGAACCCGTATCCAAGGAACCCCCCAAGGTCGAACTGGTCCTGGACGTCAGCGGTTCCATGCGGGCCACCGACATCGACGGCCAGTCCCGGATGTCCGCGGCGAAGCAGGCGTTCAACGAGGTGCTCGACGCCGTGCCCGACGAAGTACGGCTCGGCATAAGGACCCTGGGCGCCACCTACCCGGGCGACGACCGCAACGTCGGCTGCAAGGACACCAAGGCGCTCTACCCCGTCGGCCCCCTCAACCGGACCGAGGCGAAGACGGCGGTGGCCACCCTTGCCCCCACCGGCTGGACGCCGATCGGCCCGGCCCTGCTGGGAGCAGCCGACGACCTCAAGGGCGGTGACGCCACCCGGCGGATCGTGCTCATCACCGACGGCGAGGACACCTGCGCCCCGCTCGACCCGTGCGAAGTGGCCCGGGACATCGCCGCCCAGGGCATCCACCTGACCATCGACACCCTCGGCCTCGTCCCGGACGCCAAGACGCGCGACCAGCTCGTCTGCATCGCCGAGGCCACCGGCGGCACCTACACCTCCGTACAGCACAAGGACGAACTCTCCGGTCGCGTACGGCAACTCGTGGACCGCGCGGCCGCTCCGGTCGTCACCCCGGTCGCCGCCCAAGGCGCCAAGGAGTGCCGGAACGCGCCGAAGCTGGGCGCGGGCCTCTACAGTGACCGCGAGACCTTCGGCGAGCACCGCTGGTACAAGGTCGACGTCAAGCCCGGCCAGGAACTGCGCGCCTCGGTCAGCCTCGCCGCGGACCGCGCCGTCAACAACGACTACGGCGTGATGCTGCGCGCGTCGACCGTGCACGGGCGGGAGATCGTCCGCGGCTCCGAGGCGGGCGACGGACGCACCGACCTGATCTCCACGGGCCTGCGCTACCCGAAGGCCGTCCTCGACGACGCGGACGGCAACGCCGAAACGGCGTCCGAGACCGTCTGCCTCCAGGTCAGCAACTCCTTCTCGGCTCCCGCGTCGGTGAAGACCACCCCGGGCATGCCGCTGGAGCTGACGATCGACCTGGTCGACGGCCCGGGCCACGCGTCCGACGCGGCTGCCTTCGGTCTCGGCCGGGGCTGGTGGCTGCTCGGCGTGCTGGTCCTCGCCGGCCTCGTCGCCGGTCTGGTCTGGGGCTGGATCTCCCGCTGGCGTATCTCGGTCTGGAGGACCAACTGA
- a CDS encoding aryl-sulfate sulfotransferase, with the protein MSAVDQNARRRRGTGLIALDPDVSEGGYTLFAPLTGDGEVYLIDPHGTVVHQWKLPYRPGRHARVLGNGNLAYSGVLPGEPALFPMWHKYRGGVMLEAAPDGTVLREYRDPLQHHDAHHFGDGRLLYTALEPLRGAEADGVRGGVPGSETDATVWADTIREVDADGTVTWTWSAAEHLDREEYALHPAYSREHWPLINSVLPLADGNVLASLRSVSAVVVISRETGEVVWRTEPGVVSQQHAPTELPGGNLLVFDNGVFRPHSDVPYSRVIEIERSSGKVVWEYHDPSREAFFAPFMGSAQRLAGGNTLVTDSPSGRIFEVTPDGYLCWEYVVPYFGGYRESEVRGLFPSEPNAVFRAYRYSAEELPWLNAQGTA; encoded by the coding sequence ATGTCCGCAGTAGACCAGAACGCCCGCCGCCGTCGGGGCACCGGCCTGATCGCCCTCGACCCCGACGTCAGCGAAGGCGGGTACACCCTCTTCGCCCCCCTCACCGGCGACGGCGAGGTGTACCTGATCGACCCGCACGGCACGGTCGTCCACCAGTGGAAGCTCCCGTACCGCCCCGGCCGCCACGCCCGCGTCCTCGGCAACGGGAACCTCGCCTACAGCGGCGTACTCCCGGGCGAGCCGGCCCTCTTCCCCATGTGGCACAAGTACCGGGGCGGCGTCATGCTCGAAGCCGCCCCGGACGGCACGGTCCTGCGCGAATACCGGGACCCCCTCCAGCACCACGACGCGCACCACTTCGGCGACGGCCGCCTCCTGTACACCGCGCTCGAACCGCTGCGCGGCGCCGAAGCCGACGGGGTGCGCGGCGGCGTGCCCGGTTCCGAGACGGACGCCACGGTATGGGCCGACACCATCCGCGAGGTCGACGCGGACGGGACCGTGACCTGGACGTGGAGCGCCGCCGAACACCTCGACCGCGAGGAGTACGCGCTCCACCCCGCCTACTCGCGCGAGCACTGGCCCCTCATCAACAGCGTCCTGCCGCTCGCCGACGGCAACGTCCTGGCCAGCCTGCGCAGCGTTTCCGCCGTCGTCGTCATCAGCCGGGAGACCGGTGAGGTCGTGTGGCGCACCGAGCCCGGCGTCGTCTCCCAGCAGCACGCGCCGACCGAACTCCCGGGCGGGAACCTGCTCGTCTTCGACAACGGCGTCTTCCGGCCCCACTCGGACGTGCCGTACTCACGCGTCATCGAGATCGAGCGGTCGTCGGGCAAGGTCGTCTGGGAGTACCACGACCCGTCGCGCGAGGCGTTCTTCGCGCCCTTCATGGGCAGCGCACAGCGCCTCGCGGGCGGCAACACGCTCGTCACGGACTCGCCCTCCGGCAGGATCTTCGAGGTGACCCCGGACGGCTACCTGTGCTGGGAGTACGTGGTCCCGTACTTCGGGGGCTACCGCGAGTCCGAGGTACGCGGGCTCTTCCCCTCCGAGCCCAACGCCGTCTTCCGCGCCTACCGTTACTCCGCGGAGGAACTGCCGTGGCTGAACGCGCAGGGCACGGCGTGA
- a CDS encoding ABC transporter permease: MTTPTHTEAVRDSRDVRRRGPRGLLWLMVRQHRTALLACLAVTVLGAAWILYQRGAMLDTLHGAGWPAGSADSLDGDLLNRVTNRFDSAASTLASLPALLGACLGAALIAPDLEHGTARLVTTQSVPRDRWLLAKAGFALTLVTVTTLPLGLLFGWWRDSIGPFAGTDWLHDAAFDASAPVLVATALFTSSLGLLIGALTRRAVSAIVLTLLASWAAMVAGDVFKDDLATPRRISFPFGTDVPAALDHVVQVDQWVGTASGKLYGWGTCVHDASPDACRARLGIVNSVWEYFGDDQRMGLEWTAAAVLVAASAVLIALFLWRLRRAPLTP; this comes from the coding sequence ATGACCACGCCCACCCACACCGAGGCCGTCCGGGACAGCCGGGACGTCCGGCGCCGCGGGCCCCGCGGGCTGCTCTGGCTGATGGTGCGCCAGCACCGGACCGCCCTGCTCGCCTGCCTGGCCGTGACCGTCCTCGGCGCCGCCTGGATCCTGTACCAGCGAGGCGCGATGCTCGACACCCTGCACGGTGCCGGCTGGCCCGCCGGATCCGCCGACTCCCTCGACGGTGATCTCCTGAACCGGGTCACCAACCGCTTCGACTCCGCGGCGAGCACCCTTGCCTCGCTGCCCGCCCTGCTGGGGGCGTGCCTGGGGGCCGCGCTCATCGCCCCCGACCTGGAGCACGGCACCGCGCGTCTGGTCACCACCCAGTCCGTGCCCCGGGACAGGTGGCTCCTGGCGAAAGCCGGCTTCGCGCTGACCCTCGTCACCGTCACGACCCTGCCGCTGGGCCTGCTCTTCGGCTGGTGGCGCGACTCCATCGGCCCCTTCGCGGGTACCGACTGGCTGCACGACGCCGCTTTCGATGCTTCGGCCCCGGTCCTGGTGGCGACCGCGCTCTTCACCTCCTCCCTCGGCCTCCTCATCGGGGCGCTGACCCGCCGCGCGGTGAGCGCGATCGTCCTGACCCTCCTGGCCTCGTGGGCGGCCATGGTCGCGGGTGACGTGTTCAAGGACGACCTGGCGACGCCCCGCAGGATCTCCTTCCCGTTCGGCACCGACGTGCCGGCCGCGCTCGACCACGTGGTGCAGGTCGACCAGTGGGTGGGCACCGCTTCCGGGAAGCTCTACGGATGGGGCACCTGCGTCCACGACGCCTCCCCCGACGCCTGCCGGGCGCGCCTGGGCATCGTCAACTCGGTCTGGGAGTACTTCGGCGACGACCAGCGGATGGGCCTGGAGTGGACGGCCGCCGCGGTGCTGGTGGCGGCGAGCGCGGTCCTCATCGCCCTGTTCCTCTGGCGTCTGCGCCGCGCCCCGCTCACGCCATAG
- a CDS encoding serine hydrolase domain-containing protein has translation MRRTRTALLSVAGIVAAILPTGIPSPAAAASAPQACVSSPKTGGGQAARVRDVVRQASQDLHLNSVVFKVLSGDRDVVTGATGESMTGVPADPAMHFRSGSVAIEYMATVLLQLVDEGKVGLDDPVSRWLPTLPHASEITLRMLGSSTSGLHDYVTDKKFLAALEAAPFRHWTFSDVVDIATAPPLWYEPGTNWSYSHANFQILGVALEKITGTRLDRLLAERITTPLALNGTHNAFTPEIPAPALHAFTSERGVYEESTYWNPSWTTAAGAVLTSNICDLARSARAIGSGELLSPQGLKTLLDPGTVGLGGKTGTCPADVCLKNTAAQHFGFGVLVVHDWIIQNPSFSGYAAVQAYLPAQKLSIAVTTTQGPKATEQNPGQTVAARIAQVLAPDHPLTTH, from the coding sequence GTGAGGCGTACCCGAACGGCGTTGCTCAGCGTTGCCGGAATCGTCGCCGCGATCCTCCCCACCGGCATCCCCTCCCCGGCGGCCGCCGCGAGCGCGCCGCAGGCCTGCGTCTCCTCGCCGAAGACCGGGGGCGGTCAGGCCGCCCGGGTCAGGGACGTCGTCCGGCAGGCGTCCCAGGACCTGCACCTGAACTCGGTGGTCTTCAAAGTGCTCTCGGGCGACCGGGACGTCGTCACCGGCGCCACGGGGGAGTCAATGACGGGCGTCCCCGCCGACCCCGCCATGCACTTCCGCTCCGGTTCCGTCGCCATCGAGTACATGGCCACCGTCCTGCTCCAACTCGTGGACGAAGGCAAGGTGGGTCTGGACGACCCGGTCTCGCGCTGGCTGCCCACACTGCCCCACGCCTCCGAGATCACCCTGCGCATGCTCGGCAGTTCCACCTCCGGACTCCACGACTACGTCACCGACAAGAAGTTCCTCGCCGCACTCGAAGCCGCCCCCTTCCGCCACTGGACCTTCTCCGACGTCGTCGACATCGCCACGGCCCCGCCGCTCTGGTACGAGCCGGGCACCAACTGGAGCTACTCGCACGCCAACTTCCAGATACTCGGCGTCGCCCTGGAGAAGATCACCGGCACCCGCCTGGACCGGCTGCTGGCCGAGCGGATCACGACCCCGCTGGCACTGAACGGCACGCACAACGCGTTCACCCCCGAGATCCCGGCCCCCGCGCTGCACGCCTTCACGTCCGAACGCGGCGTCTACGAGGAGTCCACCTACTGGAACCCCTCCTGGACGACCGCGGCCGGCGCGGTGCTCACCAGCAACATCTGCGACCTGGCCCGCTCGGCCCGCGCCATCGGCAGCGGTGAACTCCTCTCCCCGCAGGGCCTCAAGACGCTGCTCGACCCCGGCACGGTCGGCCTCGGCGGCAAGACCGGCACCTGCCCCGCCGACGTCTGCCTCAAGAACACCGCCGCGCAGCACTTCGGCTTCGGCGTCCTCGTCGTCCACGACTGGATCATCCAGAACCCGTCGTTCAGCGGCTACGCGGCCGTGCAGGCCTACTTGCCGGCGCAGAAGCTGTCCATCGCCGTCACGACCACCCAAGGCCCCAAGGCCACGGAACAGAACCCCGGCCAGACGGTGGCCGCCCGCATCGCCCAGGTCCTCGCCCCCGACCACCCGCTGACCACCCACTGA